Below is a window of Brassica napus cultivar Da-Ae chromosome A5, Da-Ae, whole genome shotgun sequence DNA.
TCAAACTCTTTTATAAAAAACCTCTCCTTCATTTCAACCATctgtctctctccctctctctccaaACACTGAACGAccaaggagaagatgaagaagtgctctctcttcgtcttcttcctctttctcgCGGCGGTGACTTCAGATCTAGACTCCGACCGGCGAGCCTTACTCCTCCTCCGCAACAGCGTCCGCGGCCGCCCTTTACTATGGAACACGAGCGCCTCATCTCCCTGCGCATGGCACGGAGTCCACTGCGATTCGGGTCGGGTCACCGCCCTCCGATTACCCGGAGCGGGCTTATTCGGCTCGTTGCCTCTCGGAGGAATCGGTAATCTGACTCAGCTCCAAACGCTTTCTCTCCGATTCAACTCGCTCTCCGGTCCAATCCCCTCGGATTTCTCCAACCTTGCTCTCCTCCGTTACTTGTATCTCCAAGGTAACGCATTCTCCGGCGAGATTCCGCCGTTTCTATTCACCCTTCCAAGCGTAATCAGAATCAATCTCGGGGAGAATCGATTCTCGGGTCGGATCCCGGATAATGTGAATAACGCGACCCGGTTGGTTACACTCTACCTGGAGAAGAATCAGCTCACCGGTTCGATCCCTGAGATTACAATCACTCTTCAGCAATTTAACGTCTCTTCAAATCAGTTAAACGGGTCGGTTCCGGATTCTCTCTCGGGTTTTCCTCAATCCGCTTTCGACGGGAACACTCTCTGTGGAAAGCCGTTAAACCCTTGCGAAGGCGACGCCGAAAGCCCCAATTCTCCGCCTGTTTCTCCTCCGTCGGGTCCGGCGGGGAAGAAAGATAGCGACAAGCTATCCGCCGGAGCCATCGCCGGGATCGTGATCGGATGCGTCGCCGGTCTGTTGCTGCTTCTCTTGATTCTCTTCTGTCTCTGCAGGAAGAAAAAAGGAGAAGAGAACGGTCAGCCGAGAAATGTCGAAGCTCCCGTCGCCGCCGCGACCTCCGCCGCTGTACACAAGGAATCATCGGCGGCTAACGTCCCTCCGGCGAAGGCGTCCGGGAGCGGCGGCGGCGCGGTGAGTAAAGACTTGACGTTTTTCGTGAAGTCTTTCGGGGAATTCGATTTGGATGGGTTGTTGAAGGCTTCGGCTGAGGTTCTTGGGAAGGGGACGGTTGGGTCTTCGTATAAGGCGAGCTTTGAGCATGGTTTGGTGGTGGCTGTGAAACGGTTACGAGACGTTGTGGTGCCTGAGAAGGATTTTAGAGAGAGGATGCAGGTTTTGGGATCGATGAGTCATCCTAATCTCGTGACCCTCATCGCTTATTACTTCAGTCCCGACGAGAAGCTTCTTGTCTCTGAGTACATGTCTAGAGGAAGCTTGTCTGCGTTATTGCACGGTACATATCCTACTTCTTAGTTGTGGTTGTTAGTTAGTTGATCTTGATAGGATTGGTTTATGTTTTTGATTTGTAGGGAACAAAGGGAATGGGAGGGCTCCGTTGAACTGGGAAACTAGAGCCAGTATAGCATTGGGAGCTGCGAGAGCGATTAGTTATCTACATTCGCGTGATTCGACTACTTCTCATGGAAACATCAAGTCTTCGAACATACTCTTGTCTAATTCGTATGAAGCTAAGGTTTCTGATTACGGTCTAGCGCCTATCATTAGCTCCACGTCCGCGCCTAACCGTATCGATGGGTACCGTGCCCCTGAAGTTACTGATGCTCGCAAAATCTCTCAAAAGGCTGATGTTTACAGCTTCGGTGTGCTAATCCTTGAACTACTCACAGGTAACAAACAATAAATCACAGATCATTTAAACTGTGATTGCAGCGAGTTTAGGAGCTTTAACATGTTACATTGCATTACAGGGAAGTCTCCAACACATCAGCAATTGACCGAAGAAGGTGTAGATTTACCAAGATGGGTCCAATCCATCACTGATCAACAGTCACCATCTCAAGTGTTTGATCCGGAGCTCGCCGGGCACCAATCAGAGGGCAATGAGAACATGATCCGGCTCTTGAAGATTGGTATAAGTTGTACCGCGCAGTACCCTGATAGTCGGCCTTCCATGGCCGAAGTCACCAGACTCATCGAGGAGGTTTCGCATTCATCAGGCTCCCCAAATCCTGTATCTGGCTGAGTTTTTGCTGGGGGTCTTAATTGATTGATTTCAAAATTGTTTGCGGCTAAAACTGCATTTTCTTCAATAGTGTTTACGTCCTCCCCgccctttttttttcctttgtttgTTGGTGTCCTACTTCGTTCGTTAATTCTTGAGCCTCAAATTGAGATGAGACTGatgatttttcttcttcttctacttttcttaattcaatttttaaaaaatgtttataacaAATATTGAAGCTGccatttttttgtataaaatatattatttgttgtGTGTGAATAATTGATGTGTTCTCTTGGGTTATTATCCTGCAATCCTAGTCAATGATTCGCCGAAACAACAAGTCCgcgatattatttttattgccgtccaataactttttattattataagattaatctatattattagaacatataatttgacaatccccgaaagaaaagcaaaaccggcaaaaaaattcttaataacagcaattaaaaataaaataaaagaagccAAATACCAAAcatcaaaaatctgaaatacattagaatttttataaattaatactcaataaattaataatttttataaattaataaatttcgcaGTTCTAATTTAGAtcagttcaaaatttgacataaatcgataataatttgaatctgtttatggatagaaaacaaaaataaagttgAAATCCACAAAATCTACTATTTATCTTGTTGGGCACCGACTTaacattagaaaataaaatcaaagaCCAAATGTTGTGAATCATGCCACAATTAACTAAAAAGTAGTACATGTTCCcattttatttaagttttagggtttttgcaCTAGATGACTATGTTACCTTATTTAATTAGGTGAATGGCTATGGTActgtatatttttcataaatacaCTTTTACCCCTATTATATTTACTAGTCAGACGCAGAGATACACTTGACACCACTTCTTTATTTATCTTGCTTctgaattaatattaaatttaaaccaCTATTTGCCTTTAGATTCTTCAATAATTCCCCGTTCGATACCAAATCTCCAACACCACAATCCTTCTCTCTGTTCCATCACCTCCCACAAAAATCCTGATTTGAAAATCCTAGATAATAATCATGGCTATGGACAAGGACAACAACTATGCTAGCAACGTCGCTGTCACCGCCAATCAAGATTAACGAAGCGGTTGCCGAAGGATCTCTAAACCGGTGTCGTCTCAGAATCCGTAAGTGGAAGCGAGAAAGGAGAGGAAGGTGCGGAGACGGCAGTGGCGGTGGATGATGAGAGCGGATCAAATTTGGTTATAAAGCTATCTACCCGATCTTCCTCTGCTCGAGCTCCCTTCAACAATCTGAGTCTAATCAATTCTGATCTTGTTGTCGCTCGCACGCTCCAAAAACATGCAGGCCTCTTTCTTTTTCGACATCTCTTTGTCTCAGATTTTTTCTGAGTTTCTACGTTTTTATCCAACTGAATCGCTGATTCGGCGCCGACGGCTCTAGCAAGTAGCAGACATCAATCATCAGCTACAAGAAACACTTCTCTTGGATTCTCCCCAACCCCTTTCTTCAGGTAAAACCACTTACTTGCAGGTTTCCACATAAATTCAGAGCAACGTAACATATATTTGATGTGTTGCAGGTGGATTTGGTCGCAACAATTTATATTGAAGATAAAGAGTGAGCTTTTTCCTATCTCCctctcttaatttttttctgttatGTAGCATTTGGTTGAATATAAATTGTGTTGCCACTAATGACGTTAATGTTCATAGCATTCACATCACCATGTTTGACGTTAAAGTGCTGTTGAGGACAGGAATGTAAAAGTCATGCCTTTCATCACCATGTTTgccaattaataaaaataatgcaCACTTCTGCAATTTCTATTCTTGTTTTGGTTATTCACCCAAATGAGCCTAAGTTTTATTATCATGACTCATGAGAAGTTGGAAACCACTCCGTACACCACAAAATTACTTTTTACTATTGGAACCCCAAAATCCTCCAACAGCTAGTTTTctttatgtttgattttctttccttTGTTTTGTTATTCTGAGCAAGGGCCACAACCTATATAAGCTCACTCTATTGCTTTGTACAAATTACCTTTCAATCAATCAAGAAAGTCTtcagtttattttgtttttatcgaagttTGTCTTTGCATAAAATTTGTCTTTAGAATTCAGTGAGAgattcattgtttttttattgatttgtcTTGTATTTTGTTTGTGAGATTCAAGCAACTTCAAGATCCaaagattgagagagtcaatcattTTCACCACCATCTCTACCATCAGTCCATCTTCCGCACAAGCTTATTTGATCTCCATTTGAGGACAGGTTCATGGAGTGATTCTGTGCCTACATCATCTgagaaaaggagaaagaaatCAGGAGAAAATCAGTGGAGAACATGAAGCTGAGAAGAGCTAACGAAGCCAATAAGGACATTTGTACAATCAAAACGCcgtatcttacaaaccaggaagAATTTGTTCATGAAACTGgtttttatggattctacactcaacaAGAGCACGCGGCGAATTGGTTTCACATCAAAAGGTTAAATGGTTTGGAAGATATGCCATTTTAAAGTCAAGGGTGGTCcgacttgccttatttggaagatcAGTGGTTTAATCAGTTGCAAACCAAACATTGGCGACCAGTAAATTTATCTATGCAATCAGGCGACACATCCAAGGGTCCAGATGATGTTCTCTGTCAAGAGGATTCGGTTATGTGTTTGAAATACATTTGGcgtatatctttctttttaagTCTTGTATATTATTCCTTCTATTTTGCTTAGTTCAAAATTTCggaaaatattcataaaaaatattgctctcgctaatttttttgtataaatatattattggtTGTGTGTGAATAAGTcggtttgttttctttgtttttcattGCCGTCCAAAAAATTTAGCTAATTACTCCTTTGTAAAAAAATCTTGTTTATGACTAAAAAACAACGCCGACTTCACATAAGTTTCTTTTAAATGAGAAAGTGGTCGTGAATCTGAATCATATTCACCATTGACTGACAAATAGTTCATGTTCCCatttaattataagttttattaTCATGAGAAGTTGGCAACCACTAACCAACCGTTCACCACAAGGGAAACACAttttagaatgaaataaaaGAGGGGGATTCATTCATTGCAGTTTCGTTTGGTTTGAAAAAGTTGTGCAGAATTGATGTATTGAAATCATGGTACCCACAACAACTATGAAAAGTTCTGCAGTCTTCATTATCAATATACTATATACAATCAAATCAGTTGGTCCAATTGTTTATCATACCTAGTCCCCAAACAGACGCAACAATGTTGTTATTTGTGTGACCGTTTCATATGGAAGTGAAACTGGATAATGAAAAGTAGTTGATATCCATGGAAGATTATTGATTCAAAAGATTAATAGAAGACCATGATGAAAGAGGCAAATCTTTCTCAAATTTGATTTAAAGTATTTCAAATAAGTAACAGGCCCGATTTTTATTTGATATCAAACTAGATTAACAAGTATGGATCACTTGATGAATGGATGAAGTTGCTTTGAGATTCAAAACATATACAATCATAGTATACGTTTTCTTAATCTCAAGCTTGAACTTCTGACTAAAGTAAACTTTTCTCTGATGTTATATTCCAAGTTAGTTGTTAGTACATTGATTTCTTCTTATAATGTGAAACAAATGATTTCTCGAGTACACTGTGAAACATTAATcataaaatggaaagagtacatattatattttcacaaaaaaagcAGAATCAAATGATCTAATCACCGAATAAGAAATGTAAAGGTTTCTACAGGCATTTCCAatagtacaaaataatattttctatattccACTCTAGaataattctattatagagtgaaccattggaacAAATcaaactctataatataattactCTATTCTGGAatgaaatatagagaaaattatTATGTACAATTGGAGAtggtttaaaacaatttttagtGTTCATCGTCACTTCGTCCATTGAATGTGCTCAAAAGTTTCGATGAGTCATGCTTTGTGTCCACCGTTGAATGTGCTTCAAAGTTCATCACACTCTGTTGTTTTGTTCCTTTCATTGTGATTTTATATGAAAGTAATTAAAATGCAAGCAACATTTCTTCAATAATAGAAAATTCATGTAAAACTACACAATGGCATGGACTCAGTAGACTTTGTTAACAAGTCTGACCATATAAGCACCTCACTGATTAATATGCTTTctgaatttgatataaaaagcTGAAAATGAATATACAGGAAAGATAAATCGTAGAAGAATCAGATTAGACATTTCTGTCAGACTAGTCTAATCGACCAGGCTATTGTGTTAGGAAAAGTACTTTTAAAAGTACTTTTTACTTTgctttatttactttttctctcttttaaaaGTTGATATAAAGTTAAAATAGGTGAAAAGAAGTACGGTGCAATTGTACTACATCCACGGAAGGAAAATCCAAAGGGAACAGAACAAATTACCTTTAGCCTTTGTTGTGTTTTGTCATTGTCTTATCACCTTCATCATCCATCTCTTCGTCTTCGCTTTGTCAACCAAAACCAAAGCATTTGCGTGCCTTTCGCCTTTCATCCAGCAAGTCTTTCAATGAATGAAAAATACAGAAcgcataaaatgaaaaaaacaaataaatgtgTTTGAGTGAGCTAATATCTACCATATGAATCATACAactgaaattattattttttatactaCTGATTTTTAAATTTGCTTCAAATTGTTTATTTGTAGATATGGAAATAGAAAAGGTTGATTGAATAATTTCCAAATAATAAAAGATTaaacaaagaagagaaagacGAAAGGCAACTTGGCGACATTTTGCTTCTACACGTAATCACAAACATACCTACTTGTCACGCcaattattgttatattttgggtttatatgccaaaaaaatattatgtgaaaaatgttaaatgttatttttgtcaACCTTATCGTTTTATATGTTGTATGATGTATATGATACGACGTTTGCTGTACTTTTGTTCATTTAGTGAGACGAGTGGTCcttctctgattattatatTCTGATTCACATCTTTTGGCTGATACTGAAGAGCAACAATGATACACAACTGGTAACTTCATAGCTTGGATCATCGCAATTTTATCATTCACATATGGTATATACAATTTGTTTTAACTACATGTAGTAACCACACTGTCCACACAATTTGGTCTCGAAAAGACATGATAGATGGCTAATAAAATTTATGGAtctatttataaatatgaaattatgaaCTATGACTACTATTTCTTTTTAAAGTAAAGTAAGAtacatattttgaaatatattataacTTTAACCACATGAAAATATACagcatttttaaataataaaatatgggtattagttataatttgattaaaggtggagaataaaaaaaatagattctaCTATTATATAAAGGCGTCATTGGCTTCACCAAACATCACGACCTAAAAAAATCAGAGATTCGAGTTTTCgtactcttctctctctcttaataCGATTCTGATTCTATTTTTCTCACCAACCATTGAAAATTCTCCATAGACCTCTTCTCTTTTTGCTATCCAATTTTATCTGCCATGGGACACGGAACAATGGCGACACCACCGACAACCACCATCACCGCCAAGACGACGCTCGTGTTCACGTACGGTACTCTAAAGAGAGGATTCTCGAACCACGTCCTGATGCAAGATCTGATCCGATCAGGCGACGCATCTTTAAAAGGAGTCTACCAAACGCTAGAGAAATATCCCCTCGTCTGCGGACCATACCGAGTCCCTTTCCTCCTCAACAAGCCTGGAACGGGCCATCGCGTGACGGGAGAGCTTTACGTGGTTTCTCCTCGCGGTCTCTCGCGTCTGGACGAGCTTGAAGGGATCGCTAGGGGACATTACGTGAGGCAACCGATCCGTCTAGCTGCTGCTGAGAAAGAAGGAGGAGATCTGGAAGCAGAGCATGCGACGTCGTCGTGCGTGGTGGAAGCGTATTACGCGCACAAGAGCTACGAGGAGGAGCTGTGGAAGAGGAATGGAGGGAGATCGTTCGGCGCGTACACGGAGAACGAAGCGCGTGGATATGTGAAGCGTAAGGATCGGCCGCAGCATCTTACCTTCTTGGACCATATCCGTATTTTCGTTTCTTCTCCATGTGACTGATTTCGATTATTCCCtctctcatttatttttatttatcttattctAGGGAAATTAAATAAGAAAGTACAAACGCAAACAACTAGTTTCATCTATTCTAAGGGGTCCCACTTGTTCGTCGTACCCGTACAACGGTTGTTGTTAGTTGTTACCGATGAACATTTGATTAGAGATTCCGTGATTGTTGTCTGGATGTAAACCGTAATATAGTGTCCGGTCAGTCAGTGTACTTTCAGGTTCTGTTTTTAATGTCTCGTATCCGTACGCaatctttgtttgttttcttataaaGCGAATGTGTTGTTTATTTGATTTGCCTCGTCACGCTATGAACTCCTCCAGTGCTAATAGTAATTTATTCGAGCGtgattatttgatttttatcaaCAATTTGCATTTTCATATGAATCAGACAATAACATATTCAAAAGATCTCACGTAGTCAAAGCCATTGCCCATGTCACCAAAATCTGCAAAGGAGAAAATTTGTAACATTTTTGTTTGACAATGCTTTAACTAATACATA
It encodes the following:
- the LOC106453202 gene encoding putative gamma-glutamylcyclotransferase At3g02910, encoding MGHGTMATPPTTTITAKTTLVFTYGTLKRGFSNHVLMQDLIRSGDASLKGVYQTLEKYPLVCGPYRVPFLLNKPGTGHRVTGELYVVSPRGLSRLDELEGIARGHYVRQPIRLAAAEKEGGDLEAEHATSSCVVEAYYAHKSYEEELWKRNGGRSFGAYTENEARGYVKRKDRPQHLTFLDHIRIFVSSPCD
- the LOC106453200 gene encoding probable inactive receptor kinase At3g02880, whose product is MKKCSLFVFFLFLAAVTSDLDSDRRALLLLRNSVRGRPLLWNTSASSPCAWHGVHCDSGRVTALRLPGAGLFGSLPLGGIGNLTQLQTLSLRFNSLSGPIPSDFSNLALLRYLYLQGNAFSGEIPPFLFTLPSVIRINLGENRFSGRIPDNVNNATRLVTLYLEKNQLTGSIPEITITLQQFNVSSNQLNGSVPDSLSGFPQSAFDGNTLCGKPLNPCEGDAESPNSPPVSPPSGPAGKKDSDKLSAGAIAGIVIGCVAGLLLLLLILFCLCRKKKGEENGQPRNVEAPVAAATSAAVHKESSAANVPPAKASGSGGGAVSKDLTFFVKSFGEFDLDGLLKASAEVLGKGTVGSSYKASFEHGLVVAVKRLRDVVVPEKDFRERMQVLGSMSHPNLVTLIAYYFSPDEKLLVSEYMSRGSLSALLHGNKGNGRAPLNWETRASIALGAARAISYLHSRDSTTSHGNIKSSNILLSNSYEAKVSDYGLAPIISSTSAPNRIDGYRAPEVTDARKISQKADVYSFGVLILELLTGKSPTHQQLTEEGVDLPRWVQSITDQQSPSQVFDPELAGHQSEGNENMIRLLKIGISCTAQYPDSRPSMAEVTRLIEEVSHSSGSPNPVSG